Within Gaiellales bacterium, the genomic segment CCGCCGTCGTCGATCGGCTTCGCCATGAGCCCGATCCGCTCGGCCGGGAACAACGCCCCCCGGAACTGTGTGCTCCACGCGTCGAGCCCCCAGTCGACGGCGGCGCGCGCGGCCGGCTCGGTCGGGTAGAGGTCGGTGCGGCCCTCGCGGTTGGCGAGGTAGCGCAGGATCGCGTTCGACTCGCCCAGCCGGAGGTCGCCGTGCTCGAAGAACGGGACCGTGCCGAACGGGTAGACGGCCCGGTACCAGTCGGGCCGGGGATGGGCGAGTGGGACATGCTTGCGCTCGTAGCGAAGGCCGAGCTCCGCCAGCAGGAACCGCACCTTCATGGCGTTCGACGAGGCCGGATTGTCGTAGAGCACGATCCCCATCAGCCCTCCCGGAGGCGGTTCAGCCGCACCGGTATGCCATCCTACCTGTCCCTGCCGCCGCAGGACGGTTATACCGGGATGACGTCGGCGGTGACGTGCAGCGCCACGCTGCCCGAGATCGCCTGGCACACCGGGCAGTGCTTGCCGGCGTCGTCCACCAGCTTGCGCACGTCGGCCTCGCGGGCCGGCGAGGCGATCACGGCGTGGAGCGAGGCGTCGGAGAGATGGTGGTGGGTGTCGTCGTCCCAGGCCAGCTTCGCGGAGACGGTCGTCTCGATCTCGGCCAGGTCGACGCCGCGCGCCCGGGCCATGCCGGTGAGCGTCGAGGTGAAGCAGTTCGCGAGCGCCGCCGAGAACAGCTCCTCGGGGTTCGACTCGCCGCCCGGGCCGCCCAGCTCTGCCTGGGTCGCCGTCGCCACCGACAGCGCTCCCGACTCGCCCTCGATGCGGCCGCGCAGGCCCTCCCATCGCAGCGTCGCGGTCGCTTGCAACGATTCCATGGCGCGAGTCTAGCGACCTTCTCGCCCGCAGAGCCCCGTGGTAGGTTTGCGCCATCGATCACCAGGAGAACACCGAGCCCGTGAGCGTCTTCGAGGCCGTCGATCGTGACGCGCGGCTGTCGGACAAGGTGACCGAGGCGATCCTCCAGACGATCGTGTCGAACCGGCTCAAGCCGGGCGACGCGCTGCCGCCGGAGCGCGAGCTCGGCAAGCAGTTCGGGGTCTCGCGAACCGTCATCCGCGAGGCCATCCGGGCGCTCCACGCCAAGGGCCTGCTCGAGGTGCGCAGCGGCAGCGGCGTGCGCATCGTCGCCGTCGACGCGAAGACCGTGCGCGAGTCGATGCGCCACTTCGTCAAGGGGAGCATGCTCGAGTACGCCAAGGTCGACGAGGTGCGGCGCGTGCTCGAGGTGGCGGCGGCCGGCATCGCCGCCGAGCGGGCGACGCCCGAGGACATCGAGCGCATCGACGCCACGCTGGCCGAGATGAGCGAGAGCGTCGACGACCTGAAGACGAGCATCGAGGTCGACCTCGCCTTTCACCGCGCGGTCGCCGCCGCGACGCACAACGAGCTCTTCGGCGTCCTGCACGACTCGATCGGCGAGATGCTGGTCGAGGTGCGGCGGCGCAACCTCTCGCTGGGCCCGGCCGAGCGGCGGCTCGTGATCGACATGCATCGCGCGATCCGCGACCGCGTCGCCGAGCACGACCCGGCGGCGGCGCAGCAGGCGATGCGCGACCACCTGGACCACGTCCAGGCGACGTACGGCCGCCAGGCGCCAGAGCTCGCCTGAGGCGCGGGCGCGATGGCCGTTCCCGAGGCCCCGCTGCGCGCGACCCGGTTCGGGCTCGCCCCGGACGGGGAGGGGTGGTTCGTGCTGAACGCCGCCGAGTCGCGCTGGCGCGACTTCGGGCCGCTCGGCGCCGGCTGCGACTTCGAGGGCAAGCGGCCGTTCCGGCAGCTCGGGATCAACCTGAACGTGCTCGGCCCGGGCGAGCCGCTCGGGATGTACCACCGCGAGAACCACCAGGAGGCGTTCGTGGTGCTCGCGGGCGAGTGCCTGCTGATCGTCGAGGGTGAGGAGCGGACGCTGAGGGCGTGGGACTTCGTCCACTGCCCGGGCGGCACGGCCCACGTGATCGTCGGCGCCGGCGACAGGCCCTCCATCGTGCTCGCCGTCGGCGCCCGCGGTGGACGCAAGGGCCTCGTCTACCTGCGCGAGCCGGCCGCGCTCGCCCGCGGCGCCGGCGTCACGCAGGAGACGACCCGGCCCGCCGAGGCGTACCGGCCGTTCCCCCGCCCCGTCCGCTGCGCCTGCCGGCCGGCCTGGCTGCCGGCCCGGGTGGACACGCGCGAACCGCTCTGAGACGATCCCCACGGGATGGATCCATTCGCGCTCGTGGACGGCATGCGAGAGGCGCTGGAGCGGAAGGACGCCGACCGGCTGGCCGCGGTCCTGCACCCGGACGTGGAGCTCCGCCTCTACAGCCGGCCGGGCGTCATCGCAGGCCGCGAGGCTGCCCGTGCCTGGTATCGCCAGGCGTTCAAGTCGCGCACGGTGTTCGAGGGCGACGCCGCGCCCGAGCCGCAGGAGGACGGGTCGATGATCGCCCGCGGCCGCATCTGCTGGTACGAGCACGGGGTGCTGCGCGACTGGCCCGGGCTGTGGCGGATCACGTTCCGCGACGGCCTCATCGCCTCCGTCACCGCCGAGCGCGACACGGCCGGTGACGCCGTCCAGTCCTCCTAGACCTGCGGGCCGAGCGCCAGCTCGGGCTCCTCGTGCGTCATCACCTCGAGCAGGGCGGTCCGGCCTGACTCGACGGCGGCCGCGCAGCGGGTGATCGCGGCGCGGAGCTCGGCCGCGTCGGAGACGCGCTCCGCATGGGCGCCGAGCGCCTTGCCGACGGCCGCGTAATCGCCGCTCAGGCGGTGGGCGTCGTAGCGTTCCACGGCTCGCGGCATGTACTCGCCGTAGCCGCCCATGAGCCCGTTGTTCATGACGATCGTGAGGATCGGGATGCGGCAGCGGACGGCCGTCTCGACGTCCATCCCGACCATCCCGAAGGCGGCGTCGCCCATGATGTTCACCGCGAGGCGGTCGGGCCGGGCGAGCCGGGCGCCCATCGTCAGGCCGAGGCCGGTGCCGAGCTGGGTCGACTTGCCCCAGCCCAGGTAGCCGCGCGGCACCAGGCACTCGTAGAACGGCACGATCTGGTCGCGGGGGTGGCCGGCGTCGTGCGTGAGGACGGTGCGCGAGCGGTCGACCGTCGCCATCAGGTCCCACACCACCCGGTAGGGGCTGATCGGCCCAGCGTCCGAGGTCAGGCGCGGCATCCACCGGTCGAGGAAACCCGACCGCACCCGGGCGACCTCGGCGGCCGGGTCGCGTCCCGGAGCGGCCTCGGCATCGAGCCGGTCGAGCATCTGGCGCAGGACGACCCGCGCGTCGCCGACGCACGCGAAGTCGATGTCGTACCCGCAGCCAAGGTCGCGCGGGTCGTTCACGATCTGGCCGAGCGTCGCCGAGGCGGGCAGCGTCGTGATGTAGAGCGAGCGGGTGAAGCTCGTGCCGACGCCGAGCACGAGGTCGGCCTCGCCCAGGAAGCGGTCGACGGGCTCCGGGCGGGTGCGCGCGGCGGTGCCGAGCGCCAGCGGATGGTCTTCGGGGAACGCGCTCTTGCCGTTCAGGGTGGTCGCGACCGGCGTGCCGGTACGCTCGGCCAGCGCGACCAGCTCGTCGGTTGCGCCCGCGTACAGCACCCCCTGGCCGGCCAGGATCACCGGGCGCGACGCCTCGGCCAGCATCCGCAGCGCCTCGGCGACGTCCTCCGCCGCGGCGGCCGAGAGCCGCCGCGGCGCCGAGGCGACGTCCCAGCCGGCCCCACCGGCCTCCGCACACATGACGTCCGTCGCGACGGCGACCATGACCGGGCCGTCGCGGACGACGCGGGCCGCGTGCAGCGCCCGTCGGAACACCTCGGGCGCCCGGGCGGCGTCGTTCACCGTGGCGGCGAAGCGCGTGATCGGCGCATATGCGGTCTCGGCGCACAGGTTCGGCGCGGACTGGGCGGCCCGCTCGTGCTCGCCGGGGATGAGCAGGATCGGACTGCGGTCGCCGTATGCCTGGGCGACGGCGCCGAAGGCGGCCTCGACCCCGGGCCCGTACTGGGTCACGCAGGGCGCGAGCCGCTCGCCGTTCGCCGCCCGGGCGAAGCCGTCGGCGATGTTGACGGCGACCCGCTCGGTGCGGGTGACGATCGGCCGTATGCCCAGCGCGGAGGCGGAGTCCAGGAGCCGATTCTCGGGGAATCCGACCACGAACTCCGCCCCCTCACGCTGGAGGAGCTCTGCGATCCGGTCGGCGACGAGCGTTCTGCGTTCCAAGCGATCACCTCGCGGTCGCAAGAGGCCGGGTCCCGCGGACAATGCGGAGCCAGGCTGGTATACCGTATCATGGCATACGGCCTCAGAAGGGCTTCCGTCCGCCCCGCCGGAACCGGCGCGGCGAGGGCTCGTCGAGGTCGGCGAGGACGCGGGCGACGATGGTCGGGCGCGGTGGCTCCCGGATCAGAGGCCGGTCCTCGGTCTCGTCTTCCCCCCGCGGCAGCGGGTACGGGAACACGTAGGTGCTGAACGCCCGAAGCGCCGTCTGGCGATCCGGGAAGAGCCACGCGAGCGATCGGGCCAGGCGCCGGAGCCTCAGAGCCTCGTCCTTCGTGATGTCCGCGGCAAGGACGGGCGCATTCCTCGCGAAGAGCCGGCCGACGACCTCGTCCTGACCGGCGGGGAAGCCGAACCGGCGAACCGCCGCCGGATCGTTCCGCACCAGGAGGCCGATCAGGACGGTCCATGCCTCCAGCGTCGCCACGCCCTCTCGCGACGCCAGGTCGAGCTCGTCGGTGGGCACCGTCTCGATCCACACGCCGGCGACGTCGGGCGGCGACGGCGGCTCGCGCACGAGCTCCGAAAGCGCGTACCACTCGGAGAGCAGCACGAGCGTCGTCTGGTCGATCGGGGCCGGCAAGATCGTCTCGAGGAGCCGGGCGGCCAAGGCGTCGAGCTCGGCCGTCGCCCGCCGGTCGTCGTGGTGCGACCGGTCGAGGATGGCCTCCGAGACCTGGCGCGCAAGCCGAACGCGCTCGGCCGTGTCCAGCTCCGCGACCAGCGCGTCGGCGTGTGCCAGGAGCTCGTCCCAGTCGCCGTCGTCGATCAGGAACGGCAGGGTGCGCTCGCCCGCCGGTCCGCCCGCGATCGACAGCGCGAGCAGC encodes:
- a CDS encoding glutathione S-transferase family protein; this encodes MGIVLYDNPASSNAMKVRFLLAELGLRYERKHVPLAHPRPDWYRAVYPFGTVPFFEHGDLRLGESNAILRYLANREGRTDLYPTEPAARAAVDWGLDAWSTQFRGALFPAERIGLMAKPIDDGGSRPEDADPAELAAAIEAVKPRLDIMESFVAGNGTVVGSFTLADIAFAPVLWRWYKMPLSFDPWPKVALLRDTVTARPAFSAMGPR
- a CDS encoding nuclear transport factor 2 family protein, with the protein product MDPFALVDGMREALERKDADRLAAVLHPDVELRLYSRPGVIAGREAARAWYRQAFKSRTVFEGDAAPEPQEDGSMIARGRICWYEHGVLRDWPGLWRITFRDGLIASVTAERDTAGDAVQSS
- a CDS encoding OsmC family protein, with protein sequence MESLQATATLRWEGLRGRIEGESGALSVATATQAELGGPGGESNPEELFSAALANCFTSTLTGMARARGVDLAEIETTVSAKLAWDDDTHHHLSDASLHAVIASPAREADVRKLVDDAGKHCPVCQAISGSVALHVTADVIPV
- a CDS encoding thiamine pyrophosphate-requiring protein, translated to MERRTLVADRIAELLQREGAEFVVGFPENRLLDSASALGIRPIVTRTERVAVNIADGFARAANGERLAPCVTQYGPGVEAAFGAVAQAYGDRSPILLIPGEHERAAQSAPNLCAETAYAPITRFAATVNDAARAPEVFRRALHAARVVRDGPVMVAVATDVMCAEAGGAGWDVASAPRRLSAAAAEDVAEALRMLAEASRPVILAGQGVLYAGATDELVALAERTGTPVATTLNGKSAFPEDHPLALGTAARTRPEPVDRFLGEADLVLGVGTSFTRSLYITTLPASATLGQIVNDPRDLGCGYDIDFACVGDARVVLRQMLDRLDAEAAPGRDPAAEVARVRSGFLDRWMPRLTSDAGPISPYRVVWDLMATVDRSRTVLTHDAGHPRDQIVPFYECLVPRGYLGWGKSTQLGTGLGLTMGARLARPDRLAVNIMGDAAFGMVGMDVETAVRCRIPILTIVMNNGLMGGYGEYMPRAVERYDAHRLSGDYAAVGKALGAHAERVSDAAELRAAITRCAAAVESGRTALLEVMTHEEPELALGPQV
- a CDS encoding cupin domain-containing protein; this encodes MAVPEAPLRATRFGLAPDGEGWFVLNAAESRWRDFGPLGAGCDFEGKRPFRQLGINLNVLGPGEPLGMYHRENHQEAFVVLAGECLLIVEGEERTLRAWDFVHCPGGTAHVIVGAGDRPSIVLAVGARGGRKGLVYLREPAALARGAGVTQETTRPAEAYRPFPRPVRCACRPAWLPARVDTREPL
- a CDS encoding FadR/GntR family transcriptional regulator translates to MSVFEAVDRDARLSDKVTEAILQTIVSNRLKPGDALPPERELGKQFGVSRTVIREAIRALHAKGLLEVRSGSGVRIVAVDAKTVRESMRHFVKGSMLEYAKVDEVRRVLEVAAAGIAAERATPEDIERIDATLAEMSESVDDLKTSIEVDLAFHRAVAAATHNELFGVLHDSIGEMLVEVRRRNLSLGPAERRLVIDMHRAIRDRVAEHDPAAAQQAMRDHLDHVQATYGRQAPELA